A single region of the Chitinophaga niabensis genome encodes:
- the recQ gene encoding DNA helicase RecQ, whose product MAVAKVSLLDALHEHFGFDSFKGNQEKIIKNILSGKDTFVIMPTGGGKSLCYQLPALMSPGVALIVSPLIALMKNQVDLIRSYSSKDNVAHFLNSTLTKAQIKKVRSDLTSGKTKMLYVAPETLTKQENIDFFKELEISFIAVDEAHCISEWGHDFRPEYRRLREMIEMINPELPIIALTATATPKVQSDIVKNLELRTPEIFISSFNRPNLYYEIRAKRKKDLVIKDIVKFIHQHKGKSGIIYTLNRKTTEELADMLVANGIKSVAYHAGLDSTTRAGRQDMFLHEDVEVIVATIAFGMGIDKPDVRFVIHYNIPKSLENYYQETGRSGRDGLEGICLCFYSYKDVQKLEHLMRDKPLSEREMGAQLINETVAYAESSVCRRKVILHYFGEKYEGENCGKCDNCLHPKEKIEVKNRAFIVLKAIQQLEERFGTDYVVNIITGQSNPQITTFQHDKLEVFGEGKEFDAHFWNSLIRQMMLEGLIEKDIEEYGLLKITAKGNKFIKKPFSIWFSLNHQFDESDGGGEDEDGGTGETQASADPVLVEMLKELRKKVAKEKNLPPFVIFLETSLEDMATQYPTTVQELEKISGVSKGKAIRYGKKFVDVIAKYVEENDIVKPDDFVMKSVVNKSGLKVFIIQNIDKKMPLETIAKNKELTIPQLLDEMETIVASGTKLNLDYCIDEELDDYAQDEIIEYFKGCETSSLQIAKEELTEGNYTIEQLKLVRIKFLVEYGN is encoded by the coding sequence ATGGCTGTTGCAAAGGTAAGTTTGTTGGATGCATTACACGAACATTTCGGATTTGATTCCTTTAAGGGTAACCAGGAGAAGATCATAAAAAATATACTTTCCGGAAAAGATACTTTCGTGATAATGCCAACGGGTGGCGGTAAGTCTTTGTGCTACCAGCTGCCTGCATTGATGAGTCCGGGCGTGGCACTCATCGTAAGTCCGTTAATTGCTTTGATGAAAAATCAGGTGGACCTGATCCGTTCATACAGCAGCAAAGACAACGTGGCGCATTTTCTCAATTCCACGCTCACAAAGGCGCAAATTAAAAAAGTGCGCTCGGACCTGACCAGCGGCAAAACCAAAATGCTGTATGTAGCACCGGAAACACTCACCAAGCAGGAAAATATAGACTTCTTCAAAGAGCTGGAAATATCATTCATTGCTGTTGACGAGGCACACTGTATCTCTGAATGGGGTCACGACTTCCGGCCAGAGTACCGCAGGTTAAGGGAAATGATCGAAATGATCAACCCTGAACTGCCTATTATCGCATTAACGGCTACAGCCACTCCCAAAGTGCAGAGCGATATTGTGAAGAACCTGGAACTGCGTACACCGGAGATCTTTATTTCTTCCTTTAACCGCCCGAACCTGTATTACGAGATCCGCGCCAAGCGGAAAAAGGACCTGGTGATCAAAGATATCGTGAAGTTCATTCACCAGCATAAAGGCAAAAGCGGCATTATCTATACGCTGAACCGTAAAACCACAGAAGAACTGGCAGATATGCTGGTGGCCAACGGCATCAAATCCGTAGCCTACCATGCCGGGCTGGATTCCACTACCCGCGCAGGGCGGCAGGATATGTTCCTGCATGAGGATGTGGAAGTGATCGTTGCCACCATTGCCTTTGGAATGGGAATAGACAAACCGGATGTGCGTTTTGTGATCCACTATAATATTCCCAAAAGCCTGGAAAACTACTACCAGGAGACTGGCCGCAGCGGTCGTGATGGCCTTGAAGGGATCTGTCTCTGCTTCTATTCCTACAAGGATGTGCAGAAACTGGAACACCTGATGCGGGATAAACCACTTTCCGAAAGGGAAATGGGGGCGCAGCTCATTAACGAAACCGTGGCCTATGCGGAAAGTTCCGTTTGCCGCCGGAAAGTGATCCTGCACTATTTCGGGGAGAAATACGAAGGAGAGAACTGTGGTAAATGTGATAACTGCCTTCATCCGAAAGAAAAGATAGAGGTAAAGAACCGCGCCTTTATCGTTTTAAAGGCCATTCAGCAGCTTGAGGAGCGTTTTGGCACCGACTATGTGGTGAACATCATTACAGGGCAAAGCAACCCCCAAATCACCACTTTCCAGCACGATAAACTGGAGGTGTTCGGAGAGGGGAAAGAATTCGATGCGCATTTCTGGAATTCCCTGATCCGCCAGATGATGCTGGAAGGATTGATCGAAAAGGATATTGAAGAATATGGCCTGCTGAAGATCACGGCCAAAGGAAATAAATTCATCAAGAAGCCATTTTCCATCTGGTTCTCCCTGAACCATCAGTTTGATGAAAGCGATGGGGGTGGAGAAGATGAAGATGGCGGTACCGGGGAAACACAGGCATCTGCGGATCCTGTGCTGGTAGAGATGTTAAAGGAACTCCGCAAAAAAGTGGCAAAGGAAAAGAACCTGCCGCCTTTTGTGATCTTCCTGGAAACCTCCCTGGAAGATATGGCTACGCAATACCCTACCACTGTTCAGGAGTTGGAAAAGATCTCCGGCGTAAGCAAAGGGAAGGCCATCCGTTATGGTAAGAAGTTCGTGGATGTGATTGCCAAGTACGTGGAGGAGAATGACATTGTGAAACCGGATGATTTTGTGATGAAGAGCGTGGTGAACAAGAGTGGGCTGAAGGTGTTCATCATTCAGAACATCGATAAAAAGATGCCCCTGGAAACCATTGCGAAGAACAAGGAACTGACCATTCCCCAACTGCTGGATGAAATGGAAACGATTGTAGCCAGCGGTACCAAACTGAACCTGGATTATTGTATTGATGAGGAGCTGGATGATTATGCGCAGGATGAGATCATTGAGTACTTTAAGGGCTGTGAAACCTCCAGTTTGCAGATTGCGAAAGAGGAGCTGACGGAGGGGAATTATACAATTGAACAATTAAAACTGGTAAGGATTAAGTTCCTTGTGGAATATGGGAATTAA